A region of the Oscarella lobularis chromosome 17, ooOscLobu1.1, whole genome shotgun sequence genome:
CTCGGGGCGGAATGGGGAGCGAGTGACTACCAGAACGCGTGATtgtattatttaattaatagggaGGGAATTCCCCATTTCATTAGCCTAAGGCAATCAGAGGTGGCAGCCTGCATGAGCCACCAGTGCTCTCGATCGACAATTCCGCGCGTCGTTGCTTTGtaaacgtcgtctcgactCGTCTAGACTTCCTTCGCCGTGCGGCCGTCCCTGAAGGTGTCTAGCCTCGTTCCCTGACCCTCTCTCGCTCGTACTGGATGCTTCCTTTCGCCGGGCTAGAAGGTGTCCCAAATGAGACGACGCGCTACTGGATTTGCCCTGGCAATCATAGCCTCGTctcagaccctttctcgcgaGAAACGGTCTGGACTTGTACCGCCCTAATTTAGGCTAATTTAGGCTATTTATAGTAGTTCCTGTCGCTAGGGTACAGTACCAGCCCAGACCCTTTCTAGCTTAAGGTGGTTGCTCCCTACTTGAGGCCCCGCCTACCTCATTCCTTGTCTTCGTTTATGACAGTTGTTCTCGATACTCTTCGTTTCTACATGCATTCTAATCTTCTCGGTAGCCCGTAACACATTCGCCTTGTTCAAACTTCGCGCGTTTACGGTTCCCGGAAGAGGAGGCGGTTCTAATTAGTAGGGCGGACTTACTTATTGAGTTGTCCCGTCAGAGAGGGAACATCTGGTATTTCTGGCATTTTGTTGGGAAGATGAACCGAGCGACTTCTGCCTTTCGAGAAGCCTGTAGAAAAGAAGGGTAAGCATTCCGATTAGCGAGATCATTTTTATGGGTTTTCTCGAAGATACTCTCCGCCGGCGCAAGCTGAGAGTATTTTCAAAGAATCCCAACCTGCTGCGGCGCGAAGGCGCCTTGGCCGCGCAGAAACGGACCGCGAAAGGCGAGCAAGGGTGTATTTGAAGCTTAAGAACTACTTCTGGGTAAGTAATGGGCCAGTAACTGATCTAAATTGGTTGTAATGGGTGTTTAGTACGAAAGGAGATTTGGGGGCGAATTAGTGGAACAAACGAGGTACAGTGAAACAGGACCAACCTATATCTGGCCAGATGAAGTGAAAGACTGCCTCCGCTCAATGTTTCCACGAGATGTTCAAGGGGCCCCCAATCCGGGCAGGAGGGATCCTTCAAGACAGGACGTAAGATAAAGAATGTGTGCCACTATTATTACCTTACTTCTGCTTGTAGCGTCCTCTGTGCGTTGTGACACTTGCGGATTTCTGCGTTGAGTTCGGCGAAAGGCGGCTCCTCCAACGTCACCGCTTAGAAGACGATTCAGATGAAGAGGATACTCTGTCTCAAGTTCAGCCAACcagctcgtcttcgtcgtcatcaacaTCGGTGGAGTACTGAAGAAAGAGCTGAGTTGCTTACTAACCATATAGCTAAGTTGCCTGCATGCAGTATCAGTTTCCTGtgttagaaagaaaattgatgacgtagagTGCGGTTACGGtgccttccttttcttcgcgttcACCTCCTTTGACTTGttctgtctcttctttttaCCTTGGCCTTCACCatcctcttcttctgccTCCTCTCCATAATCATGAAAAATTCCTCTTTTTTAACCCacgttttccttttctccgTCTCTCGATCTGTCTCTTTTTTGGCGAACTCTAGCTGCTTTCACAGGGGTTGTCTTTTCCGCATCTTTGATGTCCATTGCTTTTCGCGAGCTTTTTTCAGGGCTTCATTCATTCCATGAAATACTGGAAGCTCCAGCCTTTGGAATAAATCAATCACCCATAAGTAATCGTCTCCGAATGTCTTTGTCGCCCACGTCATGTTTGCTTGCAAAAGCCCTAGATTGGTTGAAGTCATGTAGTGGAGACGCTGATAATTGCTCGACTTGTTTCTATGTATAAAACACATAACATATTTGCGGTTTTTCCTGCATTTGCTAGACCTGAACTGCGGACGAATTGAGAAGGTTGACTCGCAAAGATTTGTGTGTCCTTTTCCAAGCTCCGGATGAATAACTCGGTGTGCGTTAGTGGCTCTTTTCTTGCATTCTATCTCGTAGAGGAGAGCATCTAGTGGGCAGGTGAGAGTAGACTTGCTGTTGTACTCCTTTCCCTTGCATTGCAATTCTCCTCTGCATGAATTGCAGGAACAAACTCTTTGTGGATGAAACTCGCACCTCCCGGTCTCCCATGAGTGTCTACATAGTAGATATTCAAacaaaatttcttctttcctgtCAACGTACATGTTTCGCGCGTGGTACTTTCCAAGCGTTGTCATTAGTTTTGCGTATGTTGCGGGGTCGTTTCCTGCTTCTTTCACTGCAATGAAATGGTTAATCTTTGCTGCACGAATGAAGTCATCTCGTATACAGCCGCAGCTGCTGCTATGTTTTCCTGCTTTGCACACacaggtgacgtcatcaatagCTGGAAATTCACCCTAAAAATCTCCTTTTTCCCGCGCGAAACTCTTGTAAATGTTCATACCCTGTGTTTTGCTTTATACGTCTCCGTGACTGACTTTTTCAGCATCATTTCTTGCAATCTCTTTCCATGGGCTCGACCAACATGGCCGGcacatgtatatatatacacttTGCTTGATTCCTGAAACATAGTCCAATGCTATaagaattgaatttttcgctCACCTCAGAAAAGATCTTGCAAAAGCTTTCTCTGATGACGAATCGGCATCCTGCCAAAGAACTTCAATAACGCAGCTGAAAAGTGATTGTTCAAGATCAAGAGCAAAGAGCATTTTTAGCTTACCCTTCATCGCGTGCTGCCTGGTAGCTTTCTTCTGCAAGAATCCCTTCCATTGACTTTGATGTTCCCAGGAAAACGTCCTCAGCAACTACCTTGTCCTTTCCTCTCTGACATTTGTGGCCATACCACAAAAGGCCGCCAGTCAGGTAGTTCTTGACAATAAAAATGCCGTTTTGACTACAAATGCCAAGTCAAGCGCAATCGTTTTCAAGACACGTCAATATACCTATGAAAACCCCGTGTGAGCCACACGCCGTCCGCTGTTACGACTCCTCGCTTCCAGCTCGCAATTGTTTTGTTATCAAGATCTTTCATGTCGGTTTTTGCACGTGAGCACATGTTGTCAAGTATAGCTTTGGACACAGCATAAATCTAAACCAATCTTAGAGGTGCTTAGGTAAAAATGAAGAGAAATGAGTAACACATTTTCTATCAATTTTGTGAACGACTTTGATCCAAGTACCTGCATCCCTAAGTGCTCCTTCATCGTTCTTTCAAATCCAGTGTAGCCAAAACCAGACACAATAAATGCCAAAGCAAGTGCCTGCCCTAGAACTGTTTGTCTGCTTCCACTTATAGCTGCTGATGATCGAAGATTgatcttcctttttttgcagcCGTCACAAACGAAGTTCACCACGCATCCTCCTCCCATGCTTTTTAGGGAGACCGTCACTGGAATGAGCTTTCCTGAAGGATACCACTTAGTCTTGTCTCTATAATGATTTATTTCTACAAGCCTGTGCATTTGTTGACGATAGTACAAGAACTGGGTCGATTTATCTGATCAATAAAGTCATCAAGCTGGTCGAGAGTTAGCAATGTGACGGCTTTGGGAAGTGCCACCGGCAGCAAAacatcattatcatcattgccatcatcatcatcatcatctgatgatgatgatgatgatgatgatgatgatgcgtCGTCAATGTTGCCTGTGTTCAGCggtcattaattaattatagacAATAATTTAGTGAACCTTCTGGGGTTGGGGAAAGAAATCCCTTCTCACATTGTGTTGTTTCTTCACTAGCTGTAGAAAGTGTTTATCTAGGCATAACATATTGGATAATCGCAATGCAAAGTACCTATTTCGTCGTCTAGACTAGCTGATGAGAGCGACTGTGCCAACGCTGAGCCAGACTCCTCCATAGTGTagtcttcgtcgctctcggCTGAAAAGGAGTCGCTATCGGGCGCGCCAAAAAGCTGACGTCGAGCTCTCCACTCATCGCGGGCCCTCCCGAGACGTTTCGCGCTTTTGAGCAAATGCTGTCTCTTTTCGCGTTTCCCAAGGCGTCTTTTCATGTCACTAGGACAAAACTGTGCTATTTTTAGCTCATGTCTTCTAACTCAATTACGGAGAGGACTTCTTCACGCGATGCCTTTGTTCGTAGGATTGCTGTCGCAGCCAAAGACACGCATCTGCGAGTTATCCGGgaacagaaaacgaacgTACCGTATACAACTTGCCCGTTTGAGGACGAATGGGACAGCGAAGCCACTTGTCAcccttcgaaacgaaaaaatgaatttttcgtACGCTTCTACTGAAGTCACATGTCCTTTTCGTAGTTCAGCAGCTTCGTTAGCATCAAAACAAGATTTTCCTGGTACGGTTTTTTATGCATCGCATCAATGCTGAGTAAGGCAAGAAAAAtccaaaaaagaagaaaaaatagagtAAAACGCGAacatttgattctaaaaactATTTATATCACAGGCGTTTCTGCTAAAGGCTGCAGAAGAGGATGCCGTGAAAAAAGATAGTTGATTATATCAAAGTCATTCAAAACTTGGGACATCTTCTGAACATAAAATGGCTCAccagaaattgaaaaatattttatttgaaaaatgtGCGACTAAAAATTGTAATACAGTCAGAAAGTATTAGAAAGAACTTACTGAAAAGGGTAAGTCGGCAGTTTCATTTTACAGGGAGCAACCACCTTAAGAGGAGCATCCtggaaagcgaaaaaaggTCCGAGACGCAATCTGCATGACAATCATCGGTCGTCGCGGCGCGGCGAACAGATCCCATCGTGCAGCAATTTCCGTATCTCATTTTCAGGATCTCATTTACCTAAATTTTTTGCTGGATAGAAGACGTGACCTGTGTGCATTTGCATTTTTACTCC
Encoded here:
- the LOC136197169 gene encoding uncharacterized protein, which codes for MNRATSAFREACRKEGYSPPAQAESIFKESQPAAARRRLGRAETDRERRARVYLKLKNYFWYERRFGGELVEQTRYSETGPTYIWPDEVKDCLRSMFPRDVQGAPNPGRRDPSRQDRPLCVVTLADFCVEFGERRLLQRHRLEDDSDEEDTLSQVQPTSSSSSSSTSVEY